Genomic window (Microbacterium oxydans):
TGCGGGCGCGGGCGATGAGGTTGCCCAGGTGGTAGATCAGCAGGGCCGCGACCGTGCCGAGCACGATGCCGCCGAAGGCGAAGTCGCCGAGCTGCATGGAGAAGCCGGCGATGCCGATCACGAGCGAGACGGCGGCCGTGTACTGGTTGACCGGACGCGAGAAGTCGACGCGGCTGTCGACCCAGATCTTGATGCCGATGATGCCGATGAGGCCGTACAGCGCGGTGGTGGCGCCACCGAGGACGCCGGCGGGGATCGAGTTGAACACCTCGCCGACCTTCGGGGAGAACGCCAGGAGGATCGCGAACAGGCCGGCGACCCAGTAGACGGCGGTCGAGTAGACGCGGGTGGCGGCCATGACGCCGATGTTCTCGCCGTACGTCGTGGTTCCCGATCCGCCGAAGCCACCGGCGATGGTCGTCGCGACGCCGTCCGCGATCAGGGCGCGGCCGGTGTGCTTGTTGATCGAGGGGTCCTCGGTCATGGTCGCGACGCCTCGCACGTGGCCGACGTTCTCGGCGATAAGCACGAGCACGACGGGGAGGAACATCGCGATGGTCGACCAGGTGCCCGGTTCGATGAAGTCCGGGAGCTGGAAGTGCGGCAGGCCGATCCACGGCGCCTCGGAGATCAGCTCGGCCGGGGTCTTGCCGCCGCGCAGCGCGTTGGGGACATCGAACGACCCGGTGAAGGCGGCGTAGATGAAGCCGACCGCGACGCCGAGGAAGATCGAGATGCGTCCCAGGAAGCCCCGGAACAGCACGGCGAACAGGATGATCGCGACCAGCGTGATGGTGGCGGTGACGGGGTCGAGGGAGAAGTTGCTCCATGCCGTCGGCGCGAGGTTGAAGCCGATGAGGGCGACGATCGCGCCGGCGACCACCGGGGGCATCAGGGCGTCGACCCAGCGGAGTCCGGCGAACTGCACGACGAGGCCCACGACCACCAGGAGGAGGCCGACCGCGACGACGCCGGCGAGTGCCGATCCGGTGCCGCCCGCCGCGACCGCGGCCGTGATCGGGGCGATGAAGGCGAACGACGAGCCGAGGTAGCTGGGCAGCTGGTTCTTCGTGATGAGCAGGAAGATCAGCGTGCCCAGGCCGCTGAAGAGCAGCGTGGTCGAGACGGGGAAGCCCGTCAGGGTCGGCACGAGGAACGTGGCACCGAACATCGCGACGACGTGCTGTGCACCGATCGCGATCGTGGCGGGCCAGCTCAGTCGCTCTTCGGGGGTGACGACGGCGCCGGGCTCGACCGTGCGGCCGTTTCCGTGCAGCTTCCACAGGGCCATGCGGGCTCCTCAGGGTTCGGGGGGGGATGGCGGGAGTGCTGGAGCAACACTACCGATTCCTGAATGTTCCCTGAGCGCCTGATCGGCGCGAGAGGAGGTGTCAGGCGCCGAGGCGGTCGATCAGCTCGCGGTAGCGGTCGGCGGTGCGCGCGACGATGTCGTCGGGAAGCAGTGGCGGCTCGCCCTGCTTGTCCCAGTTCGCGGCCATCCAGTCGCGCACGATCTGCTTGTCGAAGCTCGCCATCCGCTCGCTCGGGGTGGTGCCGGTGCGCCAGGCCTCGGCGTCCCAGTAGCGGGAGGAGTCGCTCGTGAGCACTTCGTCGGCCAGGCGCAGGGTGCCCTCGGCGTCCGTCCCGAACTCGAACTTGGTGTCGGCGAGGATCAGGCCCTTCTCCTCGGCGATCGCTGCCGCACGCGCATAGATCGCGAGCGAGGTGTCGCGCAGCTCGGCCGCACGATCGGCACCGACCAGCTCGACGGCACGCTCGAACGTGATGTTCTCGTCGTGCTCGCCCATCGGCGCCTTGTAGGCGGGGGTGAACAGCGGTTCCGGGAGGCGGTCGCCGTTCTGGAGGCCCTCGGGGAGCGGGATGCCGCATACCGTGCCGCTCTCCTGGTACTCGACCCAGCCGGAGCCCGTGATGTAGCCGCGCACGACGCACTCGATCGGCAGCATCTCCAGGGACTGCGCCAGCATGGCGCGGTCGGCGACCGCATCCGGCAGCTCGCCCTCGGCGATGTGGTTGGGGAAGTCGGAGAGCTGCGCGAACCACCAGCGGCTCAGGCGCGTGAGCAGGGCCCCCTTGTCGGTGATGCCGGGGGAGAGCACGAAGTCGAAGGCGCTCACGCGGTCGGATGCCACGACGAGGATGCGCGTGTCCACCGGATCCTCCGAGGCGTACAGGTCGCGGACCTTGCCCGAGTAGATGTGTCGCCAGCCGGGGATGCTCAGTGCCGTGCCTTCAGAAGGTGTGCTCACCCGCCCATTATCCCGGTTCCCTCGGCCCCAGATGTCTACGGCCGTGGGTCGCGCCACCGGTGTCGGGGCGGGTGTCTAGCGTGGAGGCGTGACTGCTGACATCTTCACCGACCGGCTCCGGCTTTCGCGGGCGACCCCGTCCGACCTCGACGCGGTCTTCGCTATCCAGAACGATCCGCGGGTGTGGACGCACTTCCCGAGTCTTCGACACACCGACCCTGCGACGACTCTCGACATGATGGAGCGCTGGGAGCGCAGCTGGGAGCAGGCGGGGATCGGATCCTGGGTCGCGCGTCTGCGTGACACGGGCGAGATCATCGGCAACGGCGGATGCACGCTGCTGCGCGGGGAAGTGTGGAACGTCGGATACCGGATCGCGGCCGACCATCACGGACACGGGTATGCGACCGAGCTGGCGCGCGCCGGAATCGAGCAGGCGCGGATCGTCGCCCCCGATCGACCGGTCATCGCGTACCTCGTGGAGCACAACCGGGCCTCGGCGCACGTCGCGGAGAAGCTGGGCCTCGAACTCGTGCATCGGGCGCCGGACGTCGGCAACCCCGATCCCGCGGTGATGAGGCTCGTGTACGCGGATCGACCGCTCACCACGACGCAGCTCGCGGCCGCTCTCGGTTGACGCCTGAGCGACCGCTCGGGGTCGGTCTTGTCGCTGTCCGCCGTCAGGCGTATAGTCCACATGGACTATTTGAGGTGGGACATGAAGAAAGACGCCGTCGACCGGCTCACTCCGATGGGGGTGATGGTGCTCGCGCTGCTGCGCGAGGGGGACATGCACCCCTATGAGATGGTCCGTCTCATGCGCGCCCGACACGACGATCGGCTGCTCACGATCACCAACGGCACGCTCTACCACACGGTCTCCCGGCTGCATCGGGCGGGACTGATCGACGAGCTCGGCATCGACCGCGAGGGCAACCGTCCGGAGCGGACGACCTACGCCCTGACCGAAGCCGGCCGGGATGCGGTCGTGACCTGGGTGCAGCGCGAGCTGCCTCGCATCGATCGCCCCGCCGACTTCCGCATCGCGCTCGCCGAGGCGCACAACCTCGAGCGCGAGGAGGCCATCGACCTCCTGCGCGCGAGGCGCGGTGCCCTCGTCGATGACCACGCACGACATCGGGACGGCCTGCTCGGAGCCAGGAAGAAGGGCGTCCCCGAGCAGGTGCTCGTCGAGATCGAACGCCAAGAGGCCCTGTTGGAGGCCGAGCTGCTCTGGCTCGACTCCCTGCTCGACCGCCTCGGCACCGAATCCCTGCCGTGGGGTCCCACGGCATTCCAGAACTCAGATCGCTACCGCGCTCAGCGAAAGGCCGCACAGCAATGACAGATTCCACCCGCGACGGAGACCGCCCGCCGGTGTCCGCGCCCGCCACGTCCGGTCCGTCGACCGGCACCTACTCCGTCGGCCACAAGCCGAAGAGCCCCTGGCCCGCTCTCTGGGCACTCGTCATCGGCTTCTTCATGATCCTCGTCGACACCACGATCGTCTCGGTCGCGAACCCGGCCATCAAGGCCGCGCTCGACCCGAACACGAACAACCTCGACAACGTCGTGTGGGTCACGAGCGCCTATCTGCTCGCCTACGCCGTGCCGCTGCTGATCACCGGACGCCTCGGTGACCGTTTCGGCCCGAAGAACATCTACCTCATCGGTCTCGCCATCTTCACGCTCGCCTCGCTCTGGTGCGGACTGTCGGAATCGCTCGAAGGCCTGATCGTCGCGCGAGCCGTGCAGGGTCTCGGCGCCGCATTCATGACCCCGCAGACCATGGCCGTGATCACCCGCACCTTCCCGCCCGAGCGCCGTGGCGCCGCGATGGGGCTCTGGGGTGCGACCGCCGGTGTCGCGACCCTCGTCGGTCCGCTCGTCGGCGGACTGCTCGTCGACGGCTTCGGCTGGAAGTGGATCTTCTTCGTGAACATCCCGGTCGGCATCGTCGCCTTCGTGCTCGCGTGGCGCCTGGTCCCCCGGCTCGCCACGCACCCGCACCGGTTCGACATCGTGGGCGTGGTGCTGAGCGCCGTGGCCCTGTTCCTCATCGTGTTCGGGCTCCAGGAGGGCGAGAAGTACGACTGGGGTGTGATCTGGGGCCCCATCTCCGTGTGGAGCCTGATCATCGTCGGACTCGTGGTCCTCGGGCTGTTCATCCTGCAGCAGGCGAAGACGCGCAGCGAGCCGCTGGTGCCGCTCGAGCTGTTCCGCGACCGCAACTTCTCGGGAGCGAACGTGGCGATCGCCGCGGTCGGCTTCACCGTGACGAGCATGTCGCTGCCGATGATGTTCTTCCTGCAGACCGCGCGTGGCCTCACACCCACCGAGGCGGCGCTGCTGCTGATCCCGATGGCGGTGCTCTCGGGCGTGCTCGCTCCGGCCGCCGGGAAGCTGCTCGACCGGGTGGACCCCCGCATCATCCTCATCCCGGGTCTGCTCTGCGTGGCCGGCGCGCTCGTCTGGTACTCGGCGCTGATCAACATGGACACCCCGATCTGGATGTTCCTGCTGCCGTCCGCGCTGATGGGCATCGGCAACGCCGGCATGTGGGGGCCGCTCGCCACCACCGCCACGCGCAAGCTCCCGCCGCGTCAGGCAGGCGCCGGCGCCGGCATCTACAACACCACTCGCACCATCGGCTCCGTCATCGGCTCGGCATCCATCGCCGCGTTCATGCAGTCGCGCCTCGAGGCGAACCTGCCCGGGCTCGCGGATGCACCGGCGGGGATCTCGACCGGTGGATCGCTGCCGCCGCAGGTTGCCGACGGCTTCGCTGCCGGCATGGCGCAGTCGATCCTGCTGCCCGCGTGCGTCATGGTGATCGCGCTCATCGCGTCGCTGTTCCTCGGGCGTTACGACAAGACGGAGGCGCCGGCGGCCCCGGTGGCCGCGACCACGGAGTAGCAGCGACTCATCCTCCACGACGGGTCCGGGAGGTGCGCATTCCGCACCTCCCGGACCCGTCGGCTTTCCCGCGCCGAGGTGGGCGCATCGGCTGGCCAGCGTCGCCCCGTGCCGACGGTCATGCGGATTCGTGGATACCGCTTCTTCTTCTACAGCGACGAAGGATCGGAGCCCCCGGCATGTGCACGTCGAACGCGCGCATTTGCCTCTGAGCATGGGTCGTGTTCTCATCGAGCGATGACGATCGCACTCGCTCGACCGACCATCGACCACTTCGACTCCTGGGCCGGCGCCGTGGCCGAGTTCGAGGGCGGACACATCGACGGCGGCGGCTACGAGCAGGGATTCGTCCCCGACCGTGCGGCGGGCGAGGCCTTCGTCGAGAAGGCGGAGCTGTACGCGACGCCGGGCGCGGTGCTGCCGGACGGGCACGTCGCCTGCGACCACTACTGGATCACGGAGGGTGACCAGGTCGTCGGCTTCCTCTCGTTCCGCCGCGAGCTCAACGACTACCTGCGCCGCTTCGGCGGCCACATCGGCTATTCCGTGATCCCGTCGCGGCGCCGGGAGGGCATCGTGCGCGAGGCGCTCCGCCTCATGCTGCGCTCCGCGCGGGCCGAGGGCTATGAGCGCGTCATGCTCACCTGCGACGACGACAACCTCGGATCGATCCGCACGATCGAGGGCGCCGGCGGTGAGCTGGAAGACGTGATCGATGCCCCGGAGGCAGGGCAGCCGCGCGTCCGCCAGTACTGGATCGAGCTCTCGCCGGCCTGACGCCCCGCCCTCGACGCGGGGGCCTCCGATCGCCCGCGTGCACCCCCTTCCTGCGGCCGCTGAGCCCGGCCCCGGGCGTGGGGGCGCGCGGCGTGGCGACTAGGGTGGATGCTCGGCGATCGTCCGGTCGCTGCTGTCGACCCGAGGAGCACACGTCGTGATCCGATATCCATCCGCCGCGGCGGGCCGCCTGCGCCGATCGGTGCGCACCGCCGGCGCCGCCGCGCTCGTCGCCTTCGTCGCCGTCGGCGCACTGCTTGCCGGAGCCGCTCCCGCGTCCGCCGCGAACGACGATGAGAAGTACGTCATCGGCACCGACACCACGTTCGCGCCGTTCGAGTTCACCGACGCGAAGGGCGACCTCGTCGGCATCGACATGGATCTGCTCCGTGCGATCGCGAAGGACCAGGGGTTCGAGGTCGAGATCCGCCAGCTCGGATTCGACGCCGCCGTGCAGGCGCTGCAGTCGAACCAGGTCGACGCGGTCATGGCGGGCATGTCCATCACCGAGGAGCGCGAGAAGACCTTCGACTTCAGCGAGCCCTACTTCACCAGCGGCATCCAGCTGGGCGTGCTCGAGTCGAGCGACATCCAGTCTCTCGACGACCTCGACGGCAAGGCCGTCGCCGTCAAGACCGGCACGCAGGGCCAGACCTTCGCCGACGAGAACAAGGACGAGTACGGCTTCAAGGTCACTCCGTACCAGGACACGACCGATATGGTCGACGCCGTGAAGGCCGGCCAGGCGGTCGGCTACTTCGAGGACTTCCCGGTGCTGGCCTACGGCATCCAGCAGGGCTCCGGCTTCCGCCTCATCGGCGAGCCCGAGCTGGGCGGCGAGTACGGCTTCGCGGTCAACAAGGGGAAGAACCCCGAGCTGATCGAGATGTTCAACGCGGGACTCGAGAACCTGAAGGCCTCGGGCGAGTACGACAAGATCGTCGACACCTATCTCTCCGGCGGCGAGAAGTCCGCACAGCCGACCGACATCTTCTCGGTCGCGGTGCAGTACTGGCCGGCGCTCATGGAGGGGCTGTGGCTCACGATCCTCGCGACGATCGTCGCGATCGTGGCCGCGTTCATCCTGGGTCTCGTCTTCGGGTTCGGTCGGGTGTCGAAGTTCGCCCCGTTCCGCTGGATCGCCACCGCGTACGTCTACGTCTTCCGCGGCACCCCGATCCTCATCCAGGCGTTCTTCGTGTTCTTCGCGATCCCGCAGCTGTTCCCCGGCCTGACGTTCAACCCGTTCGTCGCCGGTGCCATCACGCTCTCGCTCAACACGGGCGCGTACATGACCGAGATCATCCGCGGAGGCATCCAGGCGGTCGATCCCGGTCAGGCCGAGGCCTCGCGCTCGCTGGGTCTCGGGCACTGGAAGACGATGCAGAAGGTCGTGCTCCCGCAGGCGTTCCGCATCATGATCCCGTCGTTCGTGAACCAGGGCATCATCACCCTCAAGGACACGTCGCTGATCAGCGTCATCGGCCTCGCGGAGCTGACGTTCGTCTCGCGCCAGATCATCGCCTCGACGTACCTGTCCGCGCAGGTGCTGACGATCGTCGCCATCATCTACTTCGTCGTGATCACGCTGCTGACGCTGCTCGCGAACCGCCTGGAGAGGACGTTCAACGCATGAGCAAGATCGTGGTGCAGGACCTGCACAAGTCGTTCGGCGACAACGAGGTGCTCAAGGGCATCAACCTGGCCGTGGAGGACGGCGAGGTCGTCGCGGTCATCGGTCCCTCGGGGTCGGGCAAGTCGACCCTGCTGCGCTGCCTCAACAAGCTCGAGGAGCCGACGTCGGGGCACGTCATCATCGACGGCGTCGACCTCACCGACAAGAGCGTCAAGCTCGACGAGGTGCGTCAGCGCATCGGCATGGTGTTCCAGCACTTCAACCTGTTCCCGCACATGACCGTGCTCGAGAACATCACCCTCGCTCCGGTCGAGCTCGGCAAGCTGTCGAAGGCCGAGGCCCGCGAGCGAGCGCTGGCGCTGCTGGAGCGCGTCGGTCTCTCGGAGAAGGCGGATGCGAAGCCGGCATCCCTCTCCGGTGGTCAGAAGCAGCGCGTGGCGATCGCCCGTGCGCTCGCGATGGACCCCGAGATCATGCTGTTCGACGAGGCGACCAGTGCGCTCGACCCCGAGATGGTCGGCGAGGTGCTGCAGGTCATCCGTGACCTGGCCTCGGGCGGTATGACGATGGTGCTGGTGACGCACGAGATGGGCTTCGCCCGCGAGGTCTCCGGTCGCACGGTGTTCATGGACGGCGGCGTCGTGGTCGAGGAGGCCCCGCCCGCCGAGCTCTTCGGCAACCCCAAGAACGAGCGCCTGAAGGACTTCCTCTCCAAGGTGCTCTGAGGTCGCGCTTCGCGCTGCTTGCCTCCGCGTCGACTTCCCGTGTACTCGCCGAGTGCACGGGAAGTTTGCGTTGAGAGGCCGTGCATTCGACAGCTTCCGGTGCACTCGGCGCCGGCGCGGCTACTCGCGGACGGGGGCGGGGGTGGGGGCGGGGTGGCGACGGATGGTCGCGCTGACCAGGGCCGCAACGGCGCACAGACCGGCGGCGGCGAACCACGCGAACGTGTACTGGCCGGTGTGGTCGCGGACGATCCCGGCCAGGACCGAGGCGATGCCGGCGCCGATCTGGTGCGCGGCGAACACCCAGCCGAACACGAGCGGACCCTTGTCGCCGAAGACCTCGCGGCACAGCGCGATCGTCGGCGGCACGGTCGCGACCCAGTCGAGCCCGTAGATCACGATGAAGACGATGATGCTCGGCTGCACCTCGGCCGAGAGCAGGCTCGGCAGGAACAGCAGACTCACCCCGCGCAGCGCGTAGTAGGCGGCGAGCAGGATGCGCGGGTTCACGCGGTCGGTCAGCCATCCCGAGAACACGGTCC
Coding sequences:
- a CDS encoding amino acid ABC transporter ATP-binding protein; the protein is MSKIVVQDLHKSFGDNEVLKGINLAVEDGEVVAVIGPSGSGKSTLLRCLNKLEEPTSGHVIIDGVDLTDKSVKLDEVRQRIGMVFQHFNLFPHMTVLENITLAPVELGKLSKAEARERALALLERVGLSEKADAKPASLSGGQKQRVAIARALAMDPEIMLFDEATSALDPEMVGEVLQVIRDLASGGMTMVLVTHEMGFAREVSGRTVFMDGGVVVEEAPPAELFGNPKNERLKDFLSKVL
- a CDS encoding GNAT family N-acetyltransferase; this encodes MTADIFTDRLRLSRATPSDLDAVFAIQNDPRVWTHFPSLRHTDPATTLDMMERWERSWEQAGIGSWVARLRDTGEIIGNGGCTLLRGEVWNVGYRIAADHHGHGYATELARAGIEQARIVAPDRPVIAYLVEHNRASAHVAEKLGLELVHRAPDVGNPDPAVMRLVYADRPLTTTQLAAALG
- a CDS encoding uracil-xanthine permease family protein, which produces MALWKLHGNGRTVEPGAVVTPEERLSWPATIAIGAQHVVAMFGATFLVPTLTGFPVSTTLLFSGLGTLIFLLITKNQLPSYLGSSFAFIAPITAAVAAGGTGSALAGVVAVGLLLVVVGLVVQFAGLRWVDALMPPVVAGAIVALIGFNLAPTAWSNFSLDPVTATITLVAIILFAVLFRGFLGRISIFLGVAVGFIYAAFTGSFDVPNALRGGKTPAELISEAPWIGLPHFQLPDFIEPGTWSTIAMFLPVVLVLIAENVGHVRGVATMTEDPSINKHTGRALIADGVATTIAGGFGGSGTTTYGENIGVMAATRVYSTAVYWVAGLFAILLAFSPKVGEVFNSIPAGVLGGATTALYGLIGIIGIKIWVDSRVDFSRPVNQYTAAVSLVIGIAGFSMQLGDFAFGGIVLGTVAALLIYHLGNLIARARKTGADDPRPLEAVGPLGGDPE
- a CDS encoding amino acid ABC transporter substrate-binding protein/permease; translated protein: MIRYPSAAAGRLRRSVRTAGAAALVAFVAVGALLAGAAPASAANDDEKYVIGTDTTFAPFEFTDAKGDLVGIDMDLLRAIAKDQGFEVEIRQLGFDAAVQALQSNQVDAVMAGMSITEEREKTFDFSEPYFTSGIQLGVLESSDIQSLDDLDGKAVAVKTGTQGQTFADENKDEYGFKVTPYQDTTDMVDAVKAGQAVGYFEDFPVLAYGIQQGSGFRLIGEPELGGEYGFAVNKGKNPELIEMFNAGLENLKASGEYDKIVDTYLSGGEKSAQPTDIFSVAVQYWPALMEGLWLTILATIVAIVAAFILGLVFGFGRVSKFAPFRWIATAYVYVFRGTPILIQAFFVFFAIPQLFPGLTFNPFVAGAITLSLNTGAYMTEIIRGGIQAVDPGQAEASRSLGLGHWKTMQKVVLPQAFRIMIPSFVNQGIITLKDTSLISVIGLAELTFVSRQIIASTYLSAQVLTIVAIIYFVVITLLTLLANRLERTFNA
- a CDS encoding PadR family transcriptional regulator, whose translation is MKKDAVDRLTPMGVMVLALLREGDMHPYEMVRLMRARHDDRLLTITNGTLYHTVSRLHRAGLIDELGIDREGNRPERTTYALTEAGRDAVVTWVQRELPRIDRPADFRIALAEAHNLEREEAIDLLRARRGALVDDHARHRDGLLGARKKGVPEQVLVEIERQEALLEAELLWLDSLLDRLGTESLPWGPTAFQNSDRYRAQRKAAQQ
- a CDS encoding MFS transporter — protein: MTDSTRDGDRPPVSAPATSGPSTGTYSVGHKPKSPWPALWALVIGFFMILVDTTIVSVANPAIKAALDPNTNNLDNVVWVTSAYLLAYAVPLLITGRLGDRFGPKNIYLIGLAIFTLASLWCGLSESLEGLIVARAVQGLGAAFMTPQTMAVITRTFPPERRGAAMGLWGATAGVATLVGPLVGGLLVDGFGWKWIFFVNIPVGIVAFVLAWRLVPRLATHPHRFDIVGVVLSAVALFLIVFGLQEGEKYDWGVIWGPISVWSLIIVGLVVLGLFILQQAKTRSEPLVPLELFRDRNFSGANVAIAAVGFTVTSMSLPMMFFLQTARGLTPTEAALLLIPMAVLSGVLAPAAGKLLDRVDPRIILIPGLLCVAGALVWYSALINMDTPIWMFLLPSALMGIGNAGMWGPLATTATRKLPPRQAGAGAGIYNTTRTIGSVIGSASIAAFMQSRLEANLPGLADAPAGISTGGSLPPQVADGFAAGMAQSILLPACVMVIALIASLFLGRYDKTEAPAAPVAATTE
- a CDS encoding GNAT family N-acetyltransferase → MTIALARPTIDHFDSWAGAVAEFEGGHIDGGGYEQGFVPDRAAGEAFVEKAELYATPGAVLPDGHVACDHYWITEGDQVVGFLSFRRELNDYLRRFGGHIGYSVIPSRRREGIVREALRLMLRSARAEGYERVMLTCDDDNLGSIRTIEGAGGELEDVIDAPEAGQPRVRQYWIELSPA
- a CDS encoding phosphoribosylaminoimidazolesuccinocarboxamide synthase: MSTPSEGTALSIPGWRHIYSGKVRDLYASEDPVDTRILVVASDRVSAFDFVLSPGITDKGALLTRLSRWWFAQLSDFPNHIAEGELPDAVADRAMLAQSLEMLPIECVVRGYITGSGWVEYQESGTVCGIPLPEGLQNGDRLPEPLFTPAYKAPMGEHDENITFERAVELVGADRAAELRDTSLAIYARAAAIAEEKGLILADTKFEFGTDAEGTLRLADEVLTSDSSRYWDAEAWRTGTTPSERMASFDKQIVRDWMAANWDKQGEPPLLPDDIVARTADRYRELIDRLGA